In one Mycobacterium sp. NBC_00419 genomic region, the following are encoded:
- the rnhA gene encoding ribonuclease HI, which produces MQDDIVVIHTDGGCRPNPGPGGWGAVLRMREHVREMCGGEPSQTSNNRMELTAPIMALEALTRTVSVHLYTDSTYVRNGITKWVHGWERNGWLTSAKEPVKNVDLWQRLQLACARHQVEWFWVKGHSGVGDNELADSLATRGLQEAVALSSTGIQGF; this is translated from the coding sequence ATGCAAGACGACATCGTCGTCATCCACACCGACGGTGGATGCCGCCCCAACCCGGGCCCGGGAGGCTGGGGCGCGGTGCTGCGCATGCGTGAGCACGTCCGGGAGATGTGCGGCGGCGAACCCAGCCAGACCAGCAACAACCGCATGGAGCTGACGGCGCCGATCATGGCCCTCGAAGCGCTCACCCGCACCGTGAGCGTGCACCTCTATACCGACAGCACCTACGTCCGCAACGGCATCACCAAGTGGGTGCATGGCTGGGAGCGCAACGGCTGGCTGACCTCCGCCAAGGAGCCGGTGAAGAACGTCGACCTGTGGCAGCGGCTGCAGCTCGCCTGCGCGCGCCACCAGGTCGAGTGGTTCTGGGTCAAGGGGCACTCCGGTGTCGGCGACAACGAGTTGGCCGACTCACTGGCGACCCGCGGTCTGCAGGAAGCCGTGGCATTGAGTTCCACTGGCATCCAAGGCTTCTGA
- a CDS encoding ATP-dependent DNA ligase yields MNQVWPPDATEGPRVALSNADKVLYPTTGTTKADIFGYYTAIAEVMLPHIAGRPVTRKRWPNGVDEPSFFEKQLASSAPDWLDRGTVVHRSGATTYPIIDTSTGLAWIAQQAALEVHVPQWRFTSAGKPGPATRLVFDLDPGEGVTMPQLCEVANAVRDLMDDIGLTVYPLTSGSKGLHLYAPLAEPVSSSGAAVLARRVAQQLEQSMPALVTATMTKSLRAGKVFLDWSQNNAAKTTIAPYSLRGRGHPTVAAPRTWDEIGDPALRHLDYTEVLARVAEHGDLLAGLDGDVPREDRLTTYRSMRDSAKTPEPVPKAEPAVPNVAGPAAPAGENNRFVIQEHHARRLHYDFRLERDGVLVSWAIPKNLPDTPAVNHLAVHTEDHPLEYATFSGDIPKGEYGGGKVIIWDSGTYAAEKFRDGVDKGGEVIVDLYGQRISGRYALIQTKGDQWLAHRMKEQPDPRLQDYEPMLATLGSVDKLTEAQYAFEGKFDGYRLLVEVDHGRLRLQSRSGRDVTGEYPQLASLAADLAEHDVILDGEVVALDADGVPNFGEMQNRVRATRIEFWAFDILRLDGRSLLRATYRDRRKILETFAQGTDLIVPPLLHGDGPAALEYSRSKKWEGVVAKKWDATYQPGRRSAAWIKDKNWNTQEIVIGGWREGNGGRSSGIGALLMGIPEDGGLRFVGRVGTGFSDKELARLKDILAPLHTDESPFDPPLPRLETKGVTYVRPELVGEVRYGEWTSDGRLRHPSWRGLRSDKEPAEVVVEK; encoded by the coding sequence GTGAATCAGGTGTGGCCGCCGGACGCGACGGAAGGTCCGCGCGTCGCGCTGAGCAACGCCGACAAGGTGCTCTACCCGACCACCGGCACCACCAAGGCCGATATCTTCGGCTACTACACCGCCATCGCCGAGGTGATGTTGCCGCACATTGCCGGCCGGCCGGTGACCCGCAAGAGATGGCCCAACGGCGTCGACGAGCCGTCGTTCTTCGAAAAGCAGCTCGCCAGTTCGGCACCGGACTGGCTGGACCGCGGGACCGTGGTGCACCGCTCCGGTGCCACCACCTACCCGATCATCGACACATCGACGGGTCTGGCCTGGATCGCCCAGCAGGCTGCCCTCGAAGTCCATGTGCCGCAGTGGCGATTTACCTCGGCCGGAAAGCCAGGCCCGGCAACGCGTTTGGTCTTCGACCTCGACCCCGGCGAGGGTGTCACCATGCCGCAGCTGTGCGAGGTGGCCAACGCCGTGCGCGATCTGATGGACGACATCGGGCTGACGGTCTACCCGCTCACCAGCGGCAGCAAGGGTCTGCACCTGTATGCGCCGCTGGCCGAACCGGTGAGCAGCAGTGGCGCGGCGGTGCTCGCCCGCCGGGTGGCCCAACAGCTGGAGCAGAGCATGCCCGCGCTGGTCACCGCCACCATGACCAAGAGCCTGCGGGCCGGCAAGGTGTTTCTGGACTGGAGCCAGAACAACGCCGCCAAGACGACCATCGCGCCGTATTCGCTGCGTGGCCGCGGGCACCCCACCGTGGCGGCGCCGCGCACCTGGGACGAGATCGGTGATCCCGCGTTGCGCCACCTGGACTACACCGAGGTGCTCGCCAGGGTGGCCGAGCACGGCGACCTGCTGGCCGGCCTCGACGGCGATGTGCCGCGGGAGGACCGGCTGACGACCTATCGCAGCATGCGCGATTCGGCCAAGACGCCGGAGCCGGTGCCCAAGGCGGAACCAGCCGTGCCCAATGTCGCCGGCCCGGCGGCTCCGGCGGGCGAGAACAACAGGTTCGTCATCCAGGAGCACCACGCCCGGCGGCTGCACTACGACTTCCGATTGGAACGCGACGGCGTGCTGGTGTCGTGGGCGATTCCCAAGAACCTGCCCGACACCCCGGCGGTCAACCATCTGGCCGTGCACACCGAGGATCACCCGCTGGAGTACGCCACGTTCTCCGGTGACATTCCGAAGGGGGAGTACGGCGGCGGCAAGGTCATCATCTGGGACTCCGGCACCTATGCGGCGGAGAAGTTCCGGGACGGCGTCGACAAGGGTGGGGAGGTGATCGTCGACCTCTACGGGCAGCGGATCTCGGGACGCTATGCCCTGATTCAGACCAAGGGTGACCAGTGGCTGGCGCACCGGATGAAGGAGCAACCCGACCCGCGCCTACAGGACTACGAGCCGATGCTGGCCACCCTCGGCTCGGTCGACAAGCTGACCGAAGCCCAGTACGCGTTCGAGGGCAAGTTCGACGGCTACCGGCTGCTGGTGGAAGTCGACCACGGCCGGTTGCGGCTGCAATCGCGCAGCGGGCGCGACGTCACCGGCGAGTATCCCCAATTAGCCTCACTGGCAGCCGATCTCGCCGAGCATGACGTGATCCTCGACGGTGAAGTGGTGGCCCTGGATGCCGATGGTGTGCCGAACTTCGGCGAGATGCAGAACCGGGTGCGGGCTACCCGCATCGAGTTCTGGGCGTTTGACATCCTGCGTCTCGACGGGCGCTCGCTGCTGCGCGCCACCTACCGCGACCGCCGTAAGATCCTCGAAACCTTCGCCCAGGGAACCGATCTCATCGTCCCACCGCTGCTGCACGGTGACGGTCCGGCGGCGCTGGAGTACTCCCGAAGCAAGAAATGGGAAGGTGTCGTCGCCAAGAAATGGGACGCCACCTACCAACCCGGACGACGGTCCGCGGCATGGATCAAGGACAAGAACTGGAACACCCAGGAGATCGTGATCGGCGGCTGGCGCGAAGGCAACGGCGGGCGCTCCAGCGGAATTGGCGCGCTGTTGATGGGCATACCGGAAGACGGCGGCCTGCGGTTCGTGGGTCGGGTCGGCACCGGCTTCTCCGACAAGGAACTGGCCCGCCTCAAGGACATTCTGGCGCCGCTGCACACCGACGAGTCACCGTTCGACCCGCCGCTGCCACGGCTGGAAACCAAGGGCGTCACCTACGTGCGTCCCGAGTTGGTCGGGGAAGTGCGCTACGGCGAGTGGACCTCCGACGGGCGGCTGCGGCACCCGAGCTGGCGGGGTCTGCGCTCGGACAAGGAGCCGGCCGAGGTGGTAGTCGAAAAGTAG
- the ku gene encoding non-homologous end joining protein Ku: MRSIWKGSIAFGLVNVPVKVYSATEDHDLKFHQVHAKDNGRIRYKRVCEVCGEVVEYRDIAKAFESDNGQTVIITDDDIATLPEERSHEIEVVEFVPASEIDPLMYDRSYFLEPDGKSPKSYVLLAKTLADTDRVAIVHFALRNKTRLAALRVKDFSKRDVMVVHTLLWPDEIRDPDFPVLDQKVEIKPAELKMAGQVVESMTDDFHPENFQDTYQEQLRELVEAKLDGGEAFSTEEQPAQLDEAEDVSDLLAKLEASVKRRREQSGDSGAAEKAPAKKAPAKKAAAKKAPAKK, encoded by the coding sequence ATGCGTTCCATCTGGAAAGGCTCGATCGCCTTCGGTCTGGTGAACGTCCCCGTCAAGGTGTACAGCGCCACCGAAGACCACGATCTGAAGTTCCACCAGGTGCACGCCAAGGACAACGGGCGCATCCGCTACAAGCGGGTCTGCGAGGTGTGCGGTGAGGTGGTCGAGTACCGCGACATCGCCAAGGCCTTCGAGTCCGACAACGGCCAGACAGTGATCATCACCGACGACGACATCGCCACCCTGCCCGAGGAACGCAGCCACGAGATCGAAGTGGTCGAGTTCGTGCCGGCCAGCGAGATTGACCCACTGATGTACGACCGCAGTTATTTCCTCGAGCCCGACGGGAAATCGCCGAAGTCCTATGTGCTGTTGGCCAAAACGCTCGCCGACACCGACCGGGTGGCCATCGTGCACTTCGCGCTGCGCAACAAGACCCGGCTAGCGGCGCTGCGGGTGAAGGACTTCTCCAAACGCGACGTCATGGTGGTGCACACCTTGTTGTGGCCCGACGAGATCCGCGACCCCGACTTCCCGGTGCTCGACCAGAAGGTCGAGATCAAACCGGCCGAGCTGAAGATGGCGGGTCAGGTCGTGGAGTCGATGACCGACGACTTCCATCCCGAGAACTTCCAGGACACCTACCAGGAGCAGCTGCGCGAACTCGTCGAGGCCAAGTTGGACGGCGGCGAGGCGTTCTCCACCGAAGAGCAACCCGCCCAGCTCGACGAGGCCGAGGACGTCTCGGATCTGCTCGCCAAGCTCGAGGCCAGTGTCAAACGCCGCCGCGAGCAGTCCGGTGATTCCGGCGCAGCCGAGAAGGCCCCCGCCAAGAAAGCTCCGGCCAAGAAAGCCGCCGCCAAGAAAGCTCCCGCCAAGAAGTAG
- a CDS encoding SDR family oxidoreductase — MILDSFRLDGQVAVVTGAGRGLGAAIAVAFAEVGADVVIGSRTESELESVAAQIEALGRRAHIVVGDLSHPETTAELAGKAVEAFGKLDIVVNNVGGTMPNALMATSVKAMKDAFTFNVLTAHALTVAAVPLMLEHSGGGNIINITSTMGRTAGRGFAAYSTAKAALAQYTRLTALDLCPKIRVNAIAPGSILTSALEIVASSDELRDPMEKATPMRRLGDPADIAAAAVYLASPAASYLTGKTLEVDGGLNMPNLDLPIPDL; from the coding sequence GTGATCCTCGATAGTTTTCGCCTTGATGGTCAAGTTGCAGTAGTCACCGGCGCCGGCCGCGGGCTGGGCGCCGCCATCGCGGTCGCCTTCGCCGAAGTCGGCGCAGATGTCGTCATCGGTTCGCGCACCGAGTCGGAACTCGAGTCCGTCGCCGCGCAGATCGAGGCCCTCGGACGCCGCGCGCACATCGTCGTCGGCGATCTCTCCCACCCCGAGACGACGGCCGAGCTGGCCGGCAAGGCCGTCGAGGCGTTCGGCAAGCTGGACATCGTCGTCAACAATGTCGGCGGCACCATGCCGAACGCGCTTATGGCCACCAGCGTCAAGGCGATGAAGGATGCCTTCACCTTCAACGTTCTGACCGCGCACGCGCTGACCGTGGCCGCGGTGCCGCTGATGCTGGAGCACTCCGGCGGCGGCAACATCATCAACATCACCTCGACGATGGGCCGGACCGCCGGCCGCGGGTTCGCCGCTTACAGCACCGCCAAGGCCGCGCTGGCCCAGTACACCCGGCTGACCGCCCTGGACCTGTGCCCCAAGATCCGGGTCAACGCCATCGCGCCGGGTTCCATCCTGACCTCCGCGTTGGAGATCGTGGCCTCCAGCGACGAACTGCGCGACCCGATGGAAAAGGCCACCCCGATGCGTCGCCTCGGCGACCCCGCCGACATCGCCGCCGCGGCGGTCTACCTCGCCTCGCCCGCAGCCAGCTACCTCACCGGCAAGACGCTGGAGGTCGACGGCGGGCTCAACATGCCGAACCTGGATCTCCCGATCCCTGACCTGTAA
- a CDS encoding NAD(P)H-dependent amine dehydrogenase family protein — translation MAIRVAQIGTGNVGVHSLTALINNPEFELTGVWVSSESKAGKDAAELAGLDGTTGVTATTDLDAVLATKPQCVVYNAMADNRLVEALEDYRRILAAGVNVVGSGPVFLQWPWQVIPDEMINPLEDAAREGNSSLFVNGIDPGFANDLLPLALAGTCQSIEQLRCMEIVNYATYDSATVMFDVMGFGKPMDEIPMLLQPGVLSIGWGSVVRQLAAGLGLELDGLEEIYVREPAPEDFEIASGHIAKGTAAALRFEVIGLVDGAPAVVLEHVTRLRDDLCPEWPQPAQEGGNYRIEITGEPCYAVDVCLSSPNGDHNHAGVLATAMRIVNAIPAVIAAPPGICTTLDLPLVTGKGLYAAG, via the coding sequence ATGGCCATCCGCGTCGCACAGATCGGCACCGGCAACGTCGGCGTCCATTCGCTCACCGCGCTGATCAACAACCCCGAATTCGAGCTCACCGGCGTCTGGGTGTCCTCGGAGTCCAAGGCCGGCAAGGACGCCGCCGAACTCGCCGGGCTCGACGGGACGACGGGGGTGACGGCCACTACCGACCTCGACGCGGTGCTGGCCACCAAGCCGCAGTGCGTGGTCTACAACGCGATGGCCGACAACCGGCTCGTCGAGGCACTCGAGGACTACCGCCGCATCCTGGCCGCCGGGGTCAACGTCGTCGGCAGCGGGCCGGTGTTCCTGCAGTGGCCGTGGCAGGTGATCCCTGACGAGATGATCAATCCGCTCGAAGATGCTGCACGCGAAGGTAATTCGAGCCTGTTCGTCAACGGCATCGACCCCGGGTTCGCCAACGACCTGCTTCCCCTGGCGCTGGCCGGGACCTGTCAGAGCATCGAGCAACTGCGCTGTATGGAGATCGTGAACTACGCGACCTACGACAGCGCGACGGTGATGTTCGACGTGATGGGCTTCGGTAAGCCGATGGACGAGATCCCGATGTTGTTGCAGCCCGGGGTGCTGAGCATCGGGTGGGGTTCGGTGGTGCGGCAACTCGCCGCCGGCCTGGGCCTGGAACTCGACGGACTCGAGGAGATCTACGTCCGCGAGCCCGCACCCGAGGACTTCGAGATCGCCAGCGGACATATCGCCAAGGGCACCGCCGCCGCTCTCCGATTCGAAGTGATCGGCTTGGTCGACGGGGCACCGGCGGTGGTCCTCGAGCACGTGACCCGGCTGCGCGACGACCTGTGCCCGGAGTGGCCGCAACCCGCCCAGGAGGGCGGCAACTACCGCATCGAGATCACCGGCGAACCCTGCTACGCCGTGGACGTCTGCCTGTCGAGCCCCAACGGCGACCACAACCACGCCGGGGTGCTGGCCACCGCGATGCGCATCGTCAACGCGATACCCGCCGTCATCGCCGCACCCCCAGGCATCTGCACCACACTGGACCTGCCCCTGGTGACTGGAAAAGGGTTGTACGCTGCTGGATAG
- a CDS encoding Nramp family divalent metal transporter, translated as MAEQARVAKAGWYLLGPAFVAAIAYVDPGNVAANISAGAQFGFLLVWVIVLANAMAGLVQYLSAKLGLVTGRTLPEAVRDHTRTSTRIGYWVQAELVAVATDLAEVVGGAIALQLLFDLPLLLGGVITGFVSLLLLVIQDRRGQRVFERVITGLLMVIAIGFLSSLFVNAPPAGEVAAGLVPRFEGTESVLLATAMLGATVMPHAVYLHSGLARDRHGHPPAGPARKLLLRATRWDVGIAMLVAGAVNMAMLLVAATNLQGRADTDSIEGAHAAVGDTLGPTVALFFAIGLLASGLASASVGAYAGAMIMQGLLRKSFPLLLRRLVTLIPALVVLAIGVDPSRVLVISQVVLSFGIPFALIPLVRLTSHPNLMGDDTNHRLVSMLGWTVAAVITLLNVVLIYLTLTR; from the coding sequence TTGGCAGAACAAGCCCGGGTCGCCAAAGCCGGTTGGTATCTGCTCGGGCCCGCCTTCGTCGCCGCCATCGCCTACGTCGACCCGGGCAACGTCGCGGCCAACATCAGCGCCGGTGCACAGTTCGGTTTCCTGCTGGTCTGGGTGATCGTTCTGGCCAATGCGATGGCCGGGCTGGTGCAGTACCTGTCGGCCAAGCTCGGCCTGGTCACCGGCCGCACCCTGCCCGAGGCCGTACGTGACCACACCCGCACCTCGACCCGCATCGGCTATTGGGTTCAGGCCGAGCTGGTGGCTGTCGCGACCGACCTGGCCGAGGTCGTGGGCGGCGCGATCGCGCTGCAGCTGCTGTTCGATCTGCCGCTGCTGCTCGGCGGCGTGATCACCGGCTTCGTGTCGCTTCTTCTGCTGGTGATCCAGGACCGTCGCGGCCAACGGGTCTTCGAGCGGGTCATCACCGGGCTGCTGATGGTGATCGCGATCGGGTTCCTGTCGAGCCTGTTCGTGAACGCCCCGCCCGCAGGGGAGGTCGCGGCCGGGCTGGTGCCCAGGTTCGAGGGCACCGAATCCGTTCTGCTCGCCACCGCGATGCTCGGCGCTACCGTCATGCCGCACGCTGTCTATCTGCATTCCGGCCTGGCCCGTGATCGCCACGGCCACCCACCGGCCGGCCCAGCGCGCAAACTGCTGTTGCGGGCCACCCGCTGGGATGTCGGCATCGCCATGCTGGTGGCCGGCGCGGTCAACATGGCCATGTTGCTGGTCGCGGCGACCAACCTGCAGGGCCGCGCCGACACCGATTCCATCGAGGGCGCGCATGCCGCCGTCGGCGACACCCTCGGCCCGACTGTCGCGCTGTTCTTCGCCATCGGCCTGCTCGCCTCCGGTCTGGCCTCGGCCTCGGTCGGGGCCTACGCCGGCGCCATGATCATGCAGGGCTTGTTGCGAAAGTCCTTCCCGCTGTTGCTCAGACGCCTCGTCACGCTCATCCCCGCCCTGGTGGTGCTGGCCATCGGCGTGGATCCCAGCCGCGTCCTGGTCATCTCCCAGGTGGTGTTGTCGTTCGGGATCCCGTTCGCGCTCATCCCTTTGGTGCGGCTGACGAGCCACCCGAATCTGATGGGCGACGACACCAACCACCGACTGGTTTCGATGCTCGGGTGGACAGTCGCTGCAGTGATTACGCTGCTCAACGTGGTTCTGATCTACCTGACGCTCACCCGGTAA
- a CDS encoding poly-gamma-glutamate hydrolase family protein — protein MVGHAYFAYGSNLCIQQMALRCPEATDPRPATLADHDWLINERGVATVEPFIGSVVHGVLWWVSDRDLATLDSAEGVPSRYRRDRLTVQTADGPAPAWVYIDHRTEPGPPRPGYLERVIDGARHHGLPQRWIDFLHRWDPAHWPKSLSSKSDGPQSLSELLTDPAVIEVCRLRSRFGFLAIHGGGLEQMTDVIAERAADAAGASVYLLRHPEGYPHHLPSARYLASESERLAAFLDHAEVAVSLHGYGRIGRSTQLLAGGRNRALAEHLAGHIAVPGYQVITDLDAIPAELRGLHRDNPVNRVRGGGAQLELSTRVRGVSPRSQPPDSDGLTPATSALVQGLVAAAHSWPA, from the coding sequence ATGGTTGGGCACGCTTACTTCGCCTACGGGTCGAACCTGTGCATCCAGCAGATGGCGCTGCGCTGCCCGGAGGCCACCGATCCGCGCCCGGCGACGTTGGCCGACCACGACTGGCTGATCAACGAACGCGGCGTGGCCACCGTCGAACCGTTCATCGGCTCTGTGGTGCACGGGGTGCTGTGGTGGGTGTCCGACCGGGATCTGGCCACCCTCGACAGCGCCGAGGGCGTCCCGTCGCGATACCGCCGCGACCGGCTCACCGTGCAGACCGCCGACGGCCCGGCGCCGGCGTGGGTCTACATCGATCACCGCACCGAGCCCGGGCCGCCCCGCCCCGGATACCTGGAACGCGTCATCGACGGCGCCCGCCACCACGGCCTGCCGCAACGCTGGATCGACTTCCTGCACCGGTGGGACCCGGCGCACTGGCCCAAATCCTTGTCGTCGAAAAGCGATGGTCCGCAATCGCTTTCGGAGCTCCTCACCGATCCGGCCGTCATCGAGGTGTGCCGGCTGCGCTCACGGTTCGGCTTCCTGGCCATTCACGGCGGCGGGCTCGAGCAGATGACCGACGTCATCGCCGAGCGGGCCGCCGACGCGGCCGGGGCGTCGGTGTACCTGCTGCGGCACCCCGAGGGCTACCCGCACCACCTGCCGTCGGCGCGCTACCTCGCCTCGGAGTCGGAGCGCCTCGCCGCATTCCTCGACCACGCCGAGGTGGCGGTGTCACTGCACGGCTACGGGCGCATCGGGCGCAGCACCCAGTTGCTGGCCGGCGGGCGCAACCGTGCGCTGGCCGAGCATCTGGCCGGCCACATCGCGGTCCCGGGCTATCAGGTGATCACCGACCTCGACGCGATCCCCGCCGAACTACGCGGCCTGCACCGCGACAACCCGGTGAACCGGGTCCGCGGCGGGGGCGCCCAACTGGAGCTCTCGACGAGGGTGCGCGGGGTCAGCCCGCGCAGCCAGCCGCCGGACTCAGACGGTCTGACCCCCGCGACCTCGGCGTTGGTGCAGGGACTGGTGGCCGCCGCGCATTCCTGGCCCGCCTGA
- a CDS encoding DUF1365 domain-containing protein — protein sequence MSTQVDHQTLTPALYRTRITHLRRSPVHHYGEHRSYSWYVDVDNLPKLPLWLRPFARFEAVDHFTGTDNDTLRQRVDGFLAEHGIYLPGGRTTALLMPRVLGRAFNPLSLFWCHDADGVLRCVIAEMHNAHGERHAYLLPPDQETPAMVTKTFYTSPFNGVDGYYLMRAPRPEEKLDLTLSLHRENEPALVATVRGDRRRASTGQVLRLQFSAPLAPQMAALNIRVQNLMLRLRGVPVIPRPETHERLPQAVSMQSATAGWTATNRSWMPS from the coding sequence ATGAGCACCCAGGTAGACCATCAGACGCTGACTCCCGCGCTGTACCGCACTCGGATCACTCACCTGCGCCGATCACCGGTACACCACTACGGCGAGCACCGCAGCTACAGCTGGTACGTCGATGTGGACAACCTGCCCAAGCTGCCGTTGTGGCTGCGGCCGTTCGCCCGGTTCGAGGCCGTCGACCACTTCACCGGCACCGACAACGACACGTTGCGCCAGCGGGTCGACGGATTCCTCGCCGAGCACGGCATCTATCTGCCCGGCGGGCGGACCACGGCGCTGCTGATGCCGCGGGTCCTCGGGCGTGCCTTCAACCCGTTGAGCCTGTTCTGGTGCCACGACGCCGACGGCGTGCTGCGCTGCGTCATCGCCGAGATGCACAACGCCCACGGGGAACGGCACGCCTACCTGCTGCCGCCCGACCAGGAAACCCCGGCGATGGTGACCAAGACCTTCTATACCTCGCCGTTCAACGGTGTCGACGGCTACTACCTGATGCGGGCGCCCCGGCCGGAAGAGAAGCTGGACCTGACGCTGTCGCTGCACCGCGAGAACGAGCCCGCCCTGGTGGCGACCGTTCGCGGCGACCGGCGGCGGGCCAGCACCGGGCAGGTGCTGCGGCTGCAGTTCAGTGCGCCGCTGGCCCCGCAGATGGCCGCCCTCAACATCAGGGTGCAGAACCTGATGCTGCGGCTGCGCGGCGTGCCGGTGATCCCGCGCCCGGAGACCCACGAGCGCCTGCCGCAGGCGGTGAGCATGCAATCGGCGACGGCTGGCTGGACGGCAACGAATCGTTCCTGGATGCCGTCGTGA
- the sigK gene encoding ECF RNA polymerase sigma factor SigK: protein MLDPPVRLRLNASDKKRTAIVTATTDLDGLLRRVAQRDADAFAAFYDATRARVYGLVTRVLRDRGYSEETTQDVYLQVWRTAESYDPASGTALAWLLTLAHRRAVDRVRSEQAASVRESRYGSATVETPGDHVSDAVVASDERRQVVACLDGLTEVQRECIEMAYYQGMTYVQVSERLSANLATIKSRMRDALRGLRNCLGVR from the coding sequence CTGCTTGACCCGCCCGTTAGGCTACGGCTCAATGCCAGCGACAAAAAGCGGACGGCGATCGTGACCGCGACGACTGACCTCGACGGACTGCTGCGCCGGGTCGCACAGCGTGACGCCGATGCATTCGCCGCGTTCTACGACGCCACCCGTGCACGGGTCTACGGTCTGGTGACACGCGTGTTGCGCGACCGTGGCTACAGCGAAGAGACCACCCAGGACGTCTACCTGCAGGTGTGGCGTACCGCGGAAAGCTACGACCCCGCCTCGGGCACTGCGCTGGCGTGGCTGCTCACCCTGGCGCACCGCCGCGCGGTGGACCGGGTGCGATCCGAGCAGGCTGCCTCGGTCCGCGAGTCGCGCTACGGTTCTGCGACGGTGGAGACACCGGGCGACCACGTCAGTGACGCCGTGGTGGCCAGCGATGAGCGACGTCAGGTCGTTGCCTGTCTAGACGGGCTGACCGAGGTCCAGCGCGAGTGCATCGAGATGGCCTATTACCAGGGAATGACGTACGTGCAGGTTTCCGAGCGGCTGTCGGCGAATTTGGCGACGATCAAATCGCGTATGCGCGACGCGCTGCGGGGCTTGCGTAATTGTTTGGGTGTGCGATGA
- a CDS encoding anti-sigma factor, producing MTQPHDGFADGDLLDLAVPYALHALPDDERDDIESRLARAGLQVADAFYDEVRAVRETMAVVSAVSAEEPPAALRDRLLATVADDNVRILPSAPKESGKRWRATVLTAAAAVVVGLGAVAVVQSMRPGPAQPSTAQQVFAAPDVHTISGDIPGGGTATVVFSRDKNAGVLVMNDVPKPKPGTVYQMWLVSDSGATSAGTMDDKAVSPSTTAVLPDLGNSKALKFTVEPGTGSTQPTGQVVAELPLV from the coding sequence ATGACTCAACCTCACGATGGGTTCGCGGACGGCGACCTGTTGGACCTCGCCGTCCCGTATGCACTGCATGCGCTGCCTGACGACGAGCGTGACGATATCGAGAGCAGGCTGGCTCGCGCCGGTCTGCAGGTGGCCGACGCCTTCTACGACGAGGTGCGCGCGGTCCGCGAGACCATGGCCGTGGTGTCGGCGGTCAGCGCCGAGGAGCCACCGGCCGCGCTGCGTGACCGGCTGCTGGCCACGGTGGCCGACGACAATGTGCGCATTCTGCCGTCCGCGCCCAAGGAGTCCGGAAAGCGCTGGCGCGCAACAGTACTGACCGCCGCAGCAGCGGTGGTCGTCGGCCTGGGGGCCGTCGCCGTCGTGCAGTCGATGCGGCCAGGGCCCGCCCAGCCGTCGACCGCGCAGCAGGTGTTCGCCGCGCCCGACGTGCACACCATCTCCGGTGACATTCCCGGCGGCGGGACCGCGACGGTCGTCTTCTCCCGCGACAAGAACGCCGGCGTCCTGGTGATGAACGACGTTCCGAAACCCAAGCCGGGCACCGTGTATCAGATGTGGTTGGTCAGCGACAGCGGTGCCACCTCGGCGGGAACCATGGACGACAAGGCGGTGTCCCCGTCGACCACAGCGGTGCTGCCCGACCTCGGCAACTCCAAGGCGCTGAAGTTCACCGTCGAGCCGGGCACCGGTTCCACCCAGCCGACCGGCCAGGTGGTCGCTGAACTTCCGCTGGTCTGA